A genomic segment from Saprospiraceae bacterium encodes:
- the cysN gene encoding sulfate adenylyltransferase subunit CysN, with protein MDFQDNELLRFTTAGSVDDGKSTLIGRLLYDSKSIFEDQYEAVKATSEKRGEEGVNFALLTDGLKAEREQGITIDVAYRYFSTPKRKFIIADTPGHIQYTRNMVTGASTANVALILIDARKGILEQTRRHAFISSLLQIPHLVICINKMDLVDYKEDVYNKIKEDFSAFSYKLDVKDVHFIPISALKGDNVVDPSTNMPWYQGGTLLYALENVHIGSDHNLIDCRFPVQHVIRPYTDEFHDYRGYAGRVAGGIFKKGDKVMLLPTGFTTTIAKIDTYDGEIEEAYPPMSVTMLLEENFDLSRGDMIVRENNQPKVTQDIEVMICWFSERPLQVRGKYIIMHTTQEVRCIIKDIRYKLDINTLHRNEEDKMIQMNDIARIQLRTTKPLFVDDYRRNRNTGSLIFVDEGTNETVGAGMII; from the coding sequence ATGGATTTTCAAGACAATGAATTATTGCGATTTACGACTGCGGGAAGCGTGGATGATGGCAAAAGTACCCTCATCGGTCGTTTATTATATGATAGCAAATCTATTTTCGAAGACCAATACGAAGCCGTGAAGGCTACCAGTGAAAAAAGGGGAGAAGAGGGGGTGAACTTTGCCTTATTGACCGATGGCTTAAAAGCCGAACGCGAGCAAGGCATTACCATTGATGTAGCTTACCGCTATTTTTCTACCCCTAAGCGAAAATTTATCATTGCCGATACGCCCGGCCATATTCAGTATACCCGAAACATGGTCACCGGCGCTTCTACTGCCAACGTGGCGCTCATTCTTATCGATGCCAGAAAAGGCATTTTGGAGCAAACCCGTCGACATGCCTTCATCTCTTCCTTACTGCAAATCCCTCACTTGGTCATTTGTATAAATAAGATGGATTTGGTGGATTACAAAGAGGATGTTTATAACAAAATCAAGGAGGATTTTTCTGCATTTTCGTATAAGTTGGATGTCAAGGATGTTCATTTTATTCCCATTTCTGCTTTGAAGGGAGATAATGTGGTAGACCCTTCTACCAATATGCCTTGGTACCAGGGCGGGACCTTATTATATGCCCTAGAAAATGTTCATATTGGCAGTGATCACAACCTTATTGATTGCCGCTTTCCGGTGCAACACGTCATTCGCCCATACACCGATGAATTTCATGATTATCGGGGTTATGCAGGGCGGGTAGCAGGTGGTATTTTCAAAAAGGGGGATAAAGTGATGTTGTTGCCAACTGGTTTTACCACGACCATCGCCAAAATCGACACGTATGATGGGGAAATAGAGGAAGCCTATCCACCGATGTCTGTAACGATGTTGCTGGAGGAGAATTTCGATTTAAGCCGCGGAGATATGATTGTACGGGAAAATAACCAGCCCAAAGTTACACAAGATATTGAGGTCATGATTTGTTGGTTTAGCGAACGCCCCTTGCAAGTCAGAGGGAAGTATATTATTATGCATACCACCCAGGAGGTTCGCTGTATTATTAAAGATATTCGATACAAATTAGACATTAATACCTTGCACCGCAATGAGGAAGATAAGATGATCCAAATGAATGATATTGCACGTATCCAATTGCGAACGACCAAACCCTTATTTGTCGATGATTATCGTCGAAATAGAAATACCGGTAGCTTAATTTTTGTGGATGAAGGGACAAATGAGACGGTTGGAGCAGGGATGATTATTTAA
- the cysD gene encoding sulfate adenylyltransferase subunit CysD has protein sequence MSYHLNHLKELEAESIFILREVAAQFENPVLMFSGGKDSILMTHLAMKAFYPAKVPFPLLHIDTGHNFPETITYRDYLVDKIGARLIVGSVQEAIDKGMVVEEKGYNASRNFLQTVTLLEALEVGKYDAALGGGRRDEEKARAKERFFSHRDEFGQWDPKNQRPELWNLFNGKKHFGEHFRVFPISNWTELDVWQYLAIEEVELPSLYFAHKRNVFFRDGNYMADSPFIMKRPEEEVIEMTVRCRTIGDVTCTGVWPSEAATIEEIIMEVSTARKTERGGRSDDKRSETAMEDRKKQGYF, from the coding sequence ATGAGTTACCATCTCAATCATTTGAAAGAACTCGAAGCGGAATCTATCTTTATTTTAAGAGAAGTAGCAGCGCAGTTTGAGAATCCCGTGCTGATGTTTTCGGGGGGTAAGGATTCCATTCTCATGACCCACCTGGCCATGAAGGCCTTTTATCCAGCAAAAGTCCCATTTCCTTTATTACATATAGATACAGGTCACAATTTTCCAGAAACGATCACCTACCGGGATTATTTGGTTGATAAAATAGGTGCCAGATTGATTGTCGGTTCGGTACAAGAAGCCATTGATAAAGGGATGGTCGTTGAGGAAAAAGGCTATAATGCTAGCCGTAATTTTCTTCAGACGGTGACCTTGCTGGAAGCCCTAGAGGTAGGAAAATACGACGCTGCCTTAGGTGGCGGCAGACGGGACGAGGAAAAAGCCAGGGCCAAAGAGCGTTTTTTCTCTCACAGAGACGAATTTGGCCAATGGGATCCTAAAAATCAGCGGCCTGAATTATGGAACTTATTTAATGGGAAAAAGCATTTCGGCGAGCATTTTCGGGTATTTCCCATTAGCAATTGGACAGAGTTGGATGTTTGGCAGTATCTAGCCATAGAGGAGGTGGAGTTGCCTAGTTTGTATTTTGCGCATAAGCGAAATGTCTTTTTTAGGGATGGTAATTATATGGCTGATTCACCTTTTATTATGAAACGGCCAGAGGAAGAAGTCATAGAAATGACTGTTCGTTGCCGAACCATCGGGGATGTGACTTGTACCGGGGTATGGCCATCTGAGGCAGCCACCATTGAGGAAATAATTATGGAAGTATCCACTGCTCGAAAAACGGAAAGGGGCGGTAGGTCGGACGATAAACGCTCTGAGACGGCGATGGAAGATCGCAAAAAACAGGGATATTTTTAA
- a CDS encoding OmpA family protein: MPKQLFLFLLLVFGIFRLPLFAQIIPTPTAEDFVSSGTAFFNGSGCYSLTTASQWFSGSIWYKTAIDLKQPFDMELKLFLGCEDQWGADGMVLVFHPYLGRQGYRGEGIGFAGLYPSLGLEIDTYRNGHLEDPYEDHVALMANGRPHHAYSLAGPNRIPNVEDCRDHKVRVQWQPSAQRLTMMMDGRQVLAYTGDIVKEIFEGNSKVYWGVTAATGRYVNRHEICFEKLSFTKIAPLGSLDIKAAKALSQGKQLILPKLQFGAGQTTPQGDAIDELNKMVRYLREHPQAILEINTFTDSSGDEKVNQQLSEQRATAIADYLRSRGIPKRQIKAQGFGERFPMAPNNTPEGRQKNRRVVFRLVKPIA; encoded by the coding sequence ATGCCTAAACAGTTATTCCTATTCCTCTTGTTGGTCTTTGGTATTTTTAGATTACCCCTTTTTGCCCAAATTATTCCAACCCCAACTGCCGAAGATTTTGTAAGCTCCGGAACCGCTTTTTTTAACGGTAGCGGCTGCTATAGTCTGACGACCGCTTCGCAATGGTTTTCTGGGTCTATCTGGTACAAAACGGCCATTGATCTCAAACAACCTTTTGATATGGAGTTGAAGCTGTTTCTCGGTTGTGAAGACCAATGGGGGGCTGATGGGATGGTGTTGGTTTTTCATCCTTATTTAGGTAGGCAGGGATATCGAGGGGAAGGAATTGGTTTCGCTGGGCTTTATCCATCGCTTGGTTTAGAAATAGATACTTATCGCAATGGCCATTTAGAGGATCCGTATGAGGATCACGTGGCCCTTATGGCAAATGGCAGACCGCATCATGCCTATAGTTTGGCCGGTCCCAATCGGATACCCAATGTGGAGGATTGCCGAGACCATAAGGTTCGGGTGCAATGGCAACCTTCTGCTCAACGCCTCACTATGATGATGGATGGCCGACAAGTCCTGGCTTATACCGGAGATATTGTTAAAGAGATATTTGAGGGCAACTCCAAGGTATATTGGGGCGTAACTGCGGCAACTGGTCGTTATGTAAACCGCCATGAGATTTGTTTTGAGAAACTCAGCTTCACCAAAATAGCACCACTTGGCAGCCTGGATATTAAGGCAGCCAAAGCACTTTCGCAAGGGAAGCAACTAATTTTGCCAAAACTCCAATTTGGTGCCGGCCAAACGACACCACAAGGAGATGCGATTGACGAATTGAATAAAATGGTTCGCTACCTTCGCGAACACCCTCAGGCTATTTTGGAGATCAACACCTTTACCGATAGCAGCGGGGATGAAAAAGTCAACCAACAGCTCTCGGAGCAAAGAGCCACAGCCATTGCTGATTACCTCAGGAGCCGCGGCATCCCCAAACGCCAGATCAAAGCACAGGGATTTGGCGAACGCTTCCCTATGGCACCCAATAATACGCCCGAAGGACGGCAGAAAAACAGAAGGGTGGTCTTTAGATTAGTGAAACCTATTGCTTAA